The DNA region ACGGAAGCGAACCTAACCTAGGGTTCCGTCCAATCCCCGATCCCGGCATCCGGAGGCGCACGCGGGCTCGTCGATGGGGAAGGAGGACTCGGCGCCGCCGGAGGGGAAGTCGCTGCCGGAGTGCATCAACTCGTCGAATCCGTTCCACGAGTGCTCTGACTACTGCCACCGCAAGATCGCCGAGGCCAGGCAGCGCCTCGACGACGAGGTGCCCGACTCGTGGAGGCGCCCGCCCGAGGAGCGCACCGTCCACCCCGACTGCATCAACGCCTCCAACCCATACCACGACTGCTCCGAGTACTGCTTCAAGCGCATCGCCGACGCCAAATCGGGTACGGGCGATCCCTTTCTGCTTGTAGTTTCAATTGAGcccaaattaatttttttccccGAAACGGAGGAGcccaaattatttttcaatggtTAATTTTTCTTAGGTTAATTCAATTCGTCGTGAAGGTTTTTTTATAGGTTATCTTGTGCCAGAGTTATTGGCTAATTATCGTCTGCTTGATTGACTTGTTGTTAGAGTCGGAGCGTGGTGAGCAGGAACCGCTTGCTATAGGTGCTGGCAAATCTGATGCCGCGGCGGAGGAAGCTGATGATAATGAGGCTGGGAAGCAGGAGGATGCCAGTGCGGACGATGGTTACCCGCAGATGACAGAAAAGCAGAAGAAGCTGTTCGAGCTACGGCTTAAGATGGTATGTTGAATCGCTAATTCCGTGTGTCTTTTACCTACTTGATTATTGTCCTATTCAGTGTACTCAATTCTTCTCCTTGATGTTTGATGCTCCAAAGAACGAAGCAAGGAAGGCGAACCAGCAGGCGATGGTTGCCGAGAAGAAGAGGATGGAGCCTCGCGGTGAGAGCCGAGGTGTATCTAAGCAGAAGTGGCTGGAGgacaggaagaagaagatcgGGAAGCTGCTTGACTCGAATGGGCTTGATATGTCAAAGGCTTACATGCTTGATACACAGGAGACAGCAGAAGTGAAATACAAGAAATGGGAGAAGGAACCCGCTCCATATGGGTGGGATGGTGAGCTCATCTCTTCACTTTAACATCCATGGTCATTTGATTGCTAGAGAAGGGTGTTATCTCAGGAGCAAATAGACTGGTATATTGCTCTGACATGTAGAAACTGACAATATACCACTGTATGTTTATTGGACAACCGCTCTCTTGTGTGTTGTTTAATCTCTGATGAGTTGCTGCCCCTTTTCACAATAGGATCTAGGTTGTGATGTAATTGTTGGACTTGTGTTAACATCAGATTATGCATTGTAGCGTTGCTCCTTTTTCTTTGGAAATTCTTATAAATGGTATTTCTTTTATAGTTTGAGCAGCTAGAAAATGAATTATGAGGAACATAAAGATATTAATGGTAGTATTGTACTTCATGGAAAAGTTTGGTAAATAGCTATTTCAGTTCATCCTGCATATGTGCATTGAACCAGAAAAGTAAGTTTGTTGGAACTATATCTTTGTGCTATATAAGATCAGCAAAGGCTTGCTATCATGTTCCTGTTATCCTTCTACAATGTGAACACTTACTTGTTACATAATATTCAATACTAGCAATAAGACTGTTAAACTATACAACTGTTGCCATCTCAATTTCTTCTATGCTTTTCCAGTCAGAAGGTAAGATTAAGGATTGTTCCAGTTTACCATTTGCGCTAGTCATATACAGTAGTGTGTCAGAATCTTGGAAGTCAAAATGCACCTTTCTTTATTCGAATCTTTTTCCTGCATTTGAGAGATGTGCATATGGTTGCAGTTTTCAATCAAAAGACCTTGTATGATGCATACAAAAAGAGGACCAAGAATATAGATATTGACATGGAGGCATACAATAAAGCAAAGGAAGCTGATCCTGAATTCTACCGTGACGCCTCAAGTCTCCAATACGGGAAGGTGCTGCCAATCTGCCATTGTGCCATCACATCAGATCAACAAATCCTTTGTGATCTTGTTTAAGGTCCTTGTGGAAAGGAGTCCTTAATTGACTGTTTGGTGTTCTGCCTTGTGCAGATGTCTAAGGTCCCAGAAGAAAACATTGACAAAATGGTCAAGGAGCTCAAGGAGCGGGAAGAGAAGCGTAAATCATTCAGCAGGAGGCGTAAGTTCCACGAAGACAAGGACATTGACTCTATCAACGACCGGAACGAGCACTTCAACAAGAAGATTGAGCGGGCCTTTGGCAAGTACACGCTTGAAATTAAGAACAACCTGGAAAGAGGGACTGCCCTGCCAGATTAATAACCTTGCGCAATGTTATCTTCTGGCCTTGGAGCCAACCACTCGACCAGCAGCGAGTGGACCTGTTGTTTTTTTCGCCTGGTTTCTGTC from Phragmites australis chromosome 8, lpPhrAust1.1, whole genome shotgun sequence includes:
- the LOC133927374 gene encoding uncharacterized protein LOC133927374; protein product: MGKEDSAPPEGKSLPECINSSNPFHECSDYCHRKIAEARQRLDDEVPDSWRRPPEERTVHPDCINASNPYHDCSEYCFKRIADAKSESERGEQEPLAIGAGKSDAAAEEADDNEAGKQEDASADDGYPQMTEKQKKLFELRLKMNEARKANQQAMVAEKKRMEPRGESRGVSKQKWLEDRKKKIGKLLDSNGLDMSKAYMLDTQETAEVKYKKWEKEPAPYGWDVFNQKTLYDAYKKRTKNIDIDMEAYNKAKEADPEFYRDASSLQYGKMSKVPEENIDKMVKELKEREEKRKSFSRRRKFHEDKDIDSINDRNEHFNKKIERAFGKYTLEIKNNLERGTALPD